Proteins encoded within one genomic window of Hevea brasiliensis isolate MT/VB/25A 57/8 chromosome 8, ASM3005281v1, whole genome shotgun sequence:
- the LOC110648912 gene encoding lysM domain receptor-like kinase 3, with amino-acid sequence MCKSRKSTDVNHSLTPKSRPSKSSSSANPSSSLSSSSSNYPSLNYPSSSSINYSSSGFFNNNKDTSKSSSSSISSKRSLKSLKEAALPENPNIYDFAEICRATNNFLSKPFSSSSSSTSWRCQIRRKEVVIFKRKFRRRDPIELPELQQRLSTICRSHHSSLIKLLGASTSGNCIYLVYEYVNGVNLATCLRNPQNPSYTVLSNWLSRMQIATDIAHGLDYIHHCAASNSGFVHNHIKSSSILVTEDSLNAKICHFGTAELCGEMEGSERSEARSLGRSNSKGMKIEGTRGYMSPEFQASGIVTQKCDVYAFGVVVLELVSGMEALRYVFDERSGGFSRVSVIERAREAVSSGASGVRNWVDRRLKDSYPVDVAEKMVFVGLECVEEDPQKRPDMEQVAGRVSKLYLESKNWAERIGMPIDFSVSLAPR; translated from the coding sequence ATGTGCAAATCAAGAAAAAGCACAGATGTAAACCACTCTCTAACCCCCAAATCCCGCCCTTCAAAATCATCTTCTTCTGCAAACCCATCTTCATCATTATCATCATCATCCAGCAATTACCCAAGTCTCAATTACCCATCATCATCATCCATTAATTACTCTTCTTCAGGCTTCTTTAACAATAACAAGGACACTTCAAAATCGTCTTCTTCTTCTATCTCAAGCAAACGCTCTCTCAAAAGCCTGAAAGAAGCCGCTTTACCAGAGAACCCAAATATTTATGACTTTGCTGAAATCTGCAGAGCCACTAACAATTTCCTATCAAAACccttttcttcttcctcctcttcgACCTCTTGGCGCTGCCAGATTCGCCGGAAAGAGGTGGTTATTTTCAAGCGCAAGTTCCGCCGCCGTGACCCCATCGAATTACCGGAGCTCCAGCAGCGGCTATCCACTATCTGCAGGAGTCATCATAGCAGCTTGATTAAGCTTCTGGGTGCTTCCACGTCAGGGAATTGTATATATCTTGTGTATGAATACGTTAATGGTGTTAATTTAGCTACTTGTCTAAGAAATCCACAGAATCCCAGTTACACGGTACTGTCAAATTGGCTCTCGCGGATGCAGATTGCTACAGATATCGCTCATGGGCTCGATTATATTCACCATTGTGCAGCTTCAAATTCGGGTTTTGTCCATAACCATATAAAAAGTTCGAGCATATTAGTAACTGAAGATTCGTTAAATGCCAAGATTTGTCATTTTGGGACGGCGGAGCTGTGCGGGGAAATGGAGGGGAGTGAAAGATCAGAGGCGAGAAGTTTAGGTAGGAGTAATAGTAAAGGCATGAAAATTGAAGGGACGAGAGGATACATGTCGCCGGAGTTTCAAGCAAGTGGGATTGTGACGCAGAAATGCGATGTTTATGCTTTTGGAGTGGTGGTTTTGGAGTTGGTATCAGGGATGGAGGCGTTGAGGTACGTGTTTGACGAAAGGAGTGGAGGGTTTAGCAGAGTTAGCGTAATTGAGAGGGCAAGAGAGGCTGTGAGCAGCGGTGCCAGTGGGGTGAGGAACTGGGTGGATCGGAGGTTGAAGGATTCGTATCCAGTGGATGTGGCGGAGAAGATGGTTTTCGTGGGGTTGGAATGTGTGGAGGAGGACCCACAGAAGCGGCCGGATATGGAGCAGGTGGCCGGTAGAGTGTCTAAATTGTATTTGGAATCCAAGAATTGGGCTGAGAGGATTGGTATGCCAATTGATTTCTCTGTTTCTTTGGCACCTCGATGA
- the LOC131182147 gene encoding uncharacterized protein LOC131182147, translating to MAREKGKGKAKIPTYSSSDSTDASVPASPPTQKDAPLVIGKSKETPKKRTSEPVQEKGTKKKKTSKAPVVHMERAIHEPSKEDSGKDMSDSESEAEPETPAPAAPAKGKGKTAQKEQRSKQKEATGKPSGKKTKTGKKSTVKCSTITEST from the exons ATGGCGCGGGAAAAAGGAAAAGGGAAAGCTAAAATCCCCACATATTCATCATCGGACTCCACTGATGCAAGTGTTCCTGCGTCTCCCCCTACACAAAAAGATGCTCCTCTGGTAATTGGCAAATCAAAAGAAACACCCAAGAAAAGAACCAGTGAGCCTGTCCAAGAAAagggaaccaaaaagaaaaagacttcaaaagctccagttgTGCATATGGAGAGGGCCATTCATGAGCCAAG caaagaagATAGTGGGAAGGATATGAGTGACTCAGAGTCTGAAGCAGAACCAGAGACCCCTGCTCCTGCTGCTCCTGCAAAAGGAAAGGGAAAAACAGCTCAAAAGGAACAAAGAAGCAAACAGAAAGAGGCAACTGGTAAACCATCTGGCAAAAAGactaaaactggcaaaaagtctACAGTGAAGTGCAGTACTATCACAGAATCGACTTAG